The proteins below come from a single Macaca fascicularis isolate 582-1 chromosome 9, T2T-MFA8v1.1 genomic window:
- the FRAT1 gene encoding proto-oncogene FRAT1, translating into MPCRREEEEEAGEEAEGEEEEEDSFLLLQQSVALGSSGEVDRLVAQIGETLQLDAAQDSPASPCAPPGAPLRAPGPLAAAVPADKARPPAVPLLLPPASAETVGPAPPGVLRCALGDRGRVRGRAAPYCVAELATGPSALSPLPPQADFDGPPGAGKQGVPQPLSGPCRRGWLRGAAASRRLQQRRGSQPETRTGDDDPHRLLQQLVLSGNLIKEAVRRLHSRRLQLRAKLPQRPLLGPLSAPVHEPPSPRSPRAACSDPGASGRAQLRTGDGVLVPGS; encoded by the coding sequence ATGCCTTGccggagggaggaggaagaggaagctgGCGAGGAGgcggagggggaggaagaggaggaggacagcTTCCTCCTGCTGCAGCAGTCGGTGGCGCTGGGCAGCTCGGGCGAGGTGGACCGGCTGGTGGCCCAGATCGGCGAGACGCTGCAGCTGGACGCGGCGCAGGACAGCCCGGCCTCGCCGTGCGCGCCCCCGGGGGCGCCGCTGCGGGCCCCGGGACCCCTGGCTGCGGCGGTGCCGGCGGACAAGGCCAGGCCCCCGGCGGTGCCGCTGCTGCTGCCTCCCGCGTCGGCTGAGACTGTGGGCCCGGCGCCCCCTGGGGTCCTGCGCTGCGCCCTGGGGGACCGCGGCCGCGTGCGGGGCCGCGCTGCGCCCTACTGCGTGGCGGAGCTCGCCACAGGCCCCAGCGCGCTGTCCCCACTGCCCCCTCAGGCCGACTTCGATGGTCCTCCGGGTGCTGGCAAGCAGGGCGTCCCGCAGCCGCTGTCGGGTCCGTGCCGGCGAGGATGGCTCCGGGGCGCCGCCGCCTCCCGCCGCCTGCAGCAGCGACGCGGGTCCCAACCAGAAACCCGCACAGGCGACGACGACCCGCACCGGCTCCTGCAGCAGCTAGTGCTCTCTGGAAACCTCATCAAGGAGGCCGTGCGAAGGCTTCATTCGCGACGGCTGCAGTTACGTGCAAAGCTTCCCCAACGCCCGCTCCTGGGACCTCTGTCGGCCCCGGTGCATGAACCCCCTTCACCTCGCAGCCCTCGCGCGGCCTGCAGTGACCCTGGCGCCTCCGGGAGGGCGCAGCTCAGAACTGGCGACGGCGTTCTTGTCCCTGGCAGCTAA